One stretch of Streptomyces sp. 135 DNA includes these proteins:
- a CDS encoding CDP-glycerol glycerophosphotransferase family protein — translation MTQEVSAAPPVQKTGAGGAGGAHRGLRAIRAALLTRARRLSRADLVAVGLLLSSFPLLVLSALVPSAPVFCAVMLVGYGADGELHRRRSPVLAWLRQLRFGVSLRAAARQLLTVLLLARAGWGGTGLCAAGIVTFLLTTAAQVPLAMLARRVRLRRKLPLAVRNIPLAVRIPDAPPAYVRGRAAEKSLVVEALGVLGLVAAAAGAEGAGWTGLGLSLAATAAWGGLLVSCSGGRYRVPSTPEALGATDDWLRSYAPGVVLYFSGSKESAYQINMWLRTLEALDERPLVLLRERAVLNRLAPTILPVLCVPAATHVMNLDFSTVRVALYAANTGKNIHFLRVPTARHVFIGHGDSDKVASVNPYTKVYDEVWVAGRAGRERYRRADVGVRDSAIHEVGRPQLATLDRTSATGRDMPSVLYAPTWEGWDDHPQNTSLIVSGEAIVRKLLTSPVPVRVLYRPHPFTGTRAPEARAAHTRIVAMIEEAAAARAKDRGATGDHMARLGRASAVRALDRQVAAAKAPRTGDDAEQSRNAADLHRSVERLRRLEAARSAAYWQCEEPWQHRVILEDGPALYECFDQADALVADISSVVSDFLATEKPYAVTDCAESGAEEFRVRYPTTGAATILSPRADGLTEFLTRLAEDPGVGAEHRSLSHYLLGDCADAPRRFAAAVARAAAAAEKRDVLHGAQDRAQT, via the coding sequence ATGACCCAGGAGGTGAGCGCCGCCCCGCCGGTGCAGAAGACCGGGGCCGGGGGCGCGGGAGGCGCGCACCGGGGCTTGCGGGCGATCCGGGCCGCGCTCCTCACGCGTGCCCGACGGCTGTCCCGGGCGGATCTGGTGGCAGTCGGCCTGTTGTTGTCGAGTTTCCCCCTGCTCGTGCTCAGCGCCCTGGTGCCGAGTGCGCCGGTATTCTGCGCCGTCATGCTGGTCGGCTACGGCGCGGACGGTGAACTGCACCGCCGGCGCAGCCCCGTGCTGGCGTGGCTGCGCCAGCTCCGGTTCGGCGTCTCCCTGCGCGCCGCGGCGCGTCAGCTCCTGACGGTGCTGCTGCTGGCCCGCGCGGGGTGGGGCGGCACGGGGCTGTGCGCGGCGGGGATCGTGACGTTCCTGCTGACCACCGCGGCACAGGTGCCGCTGGCGATGCTGGCCCGCCGGGTGCGACTGCGTCGCAAACTTCCCCTTGCCGTGCGCAACATCCCGCTCGCCGTTCGGATACCGGACGCTCCGCCCGCGTACGTGCGCGGCCGGGCCGCCGAGAAGTCGCTCGTCGTCGAGGCCCTGGGGGTGCTGGGGCTCGTCGCCGCGGCCGCCGGCGCCGAGGGGGCGGGCTGGACGGGTCTCGGTCTGTCCCTGGCGGCGACCGCCGCGTGGGGCGGGCTGCTGGTTTCCTGCTCGGGCGGACGGTACCGGGTCCCGTCCACGCCGGAGGCACTGGGGGCCACCGATGACTGGCTCCGGTCGTACGCGCCGGGCGTCGTCCTGTACTTCTCCGGGTCCAAGGAGTCGGCGTACCAGATCAACATGTGGCTGCGCACGCTGGAGGCCCTGGACGAGCGCCCCCTGGTGCTGCTGCGGGAACGGGCCGTGCTGAACCGACTAGCCCCCACTATCCTGCCAGTCCTCTGCGTCCCCGCGGCCACACATGTGATGAACCTGGACTTCTCCACGGTCCGTGTCGCGCTGTACGCCGCGAACACGGGCAAGAACATCCACTTCCTGCGTGTTCCCACCGCCCGGCACGTGTTCATCGGCCACGGTGACAGCGACAAGGTGGCGAGCGTCAACCCGTACACGAAGGTCTACGACGAGGTCTGGGTGGCGGGCCGGGCGGGCCGGGAGCGCTACCGGCGGGCGGACGTCGGTGTGCGCGACAGCGCGATCCACGAGGTCGGACGACCTCAACTTGCCACCCTCGACAGGACGTCCGCGACCGGCCGGGACATGCCCTCGGTGCTGTACGCCCCCACCTGGGAGGGGTGGGACGATCACCCGCAGAACACGTCGCTCATCGTGTCGGGCGAGGCCATCGTGCGGAAGCTGCTGACGAGCCCGGTGCCGGTCCGCGTCCTGTACCGGCCGCACCCCTTCACCGGGACCCGCGCCCCCGAGGCGCGCGCCGCGCACACCCGCATCGTCGCCATGATCGAGGAGGCGGCCGCGGCGCGCGCGAAGGACCGAGGAGCGACCGGCGACCATATGGCCCGTCTGGGCCGCGCATCGGCGGTGCGGGCACTCGACCGGCAGGTGGCGGCCGCCAAGGCGCCGCGCACCGGGGACGACGCCGAGCAGTCCCGGAACGCGGCCGATCTGCACCGGTCGGTGGAACGCCTGCGAAGACTCGAAGCGGCCCGGTCGGCCGCGTACTGGCAGTGCGAGGAGCCGTGGCAGCACCGGGTCATCCTGGAGGATGGCCCGGCCCTGTACGAGTGCTTCGACCAGGCGGACGCACTCGTCGCCGACATCTCCAGTGTGGTCTCCGACTTCCTGGCCACTGAGAAGCCCTACGCGGTGACCGACTGCGCGGAATCCGGCGCCGAGGAGTTCCGCGTTCGCTATCCGACCACCGGCGCCGCCACAATCCTTTCGCCGCGGGCCGACGGGCTGACGGAGTTTCTGACCCGCCTCGCGGAAGATCCCGGAGTCGGCGCGGAGCACCGGTCGCTCAGCCACTACCTCCTGGGCGACTGCGCGGACGCGCCCCGAAGGTTCGCCGCGGCGGTCGCACGGGCGGCCGCCGCGGCGGAGAAGCGCGATGTTCTGCACGGCGCGCAGGACCGTGCGCAGACCTGA
- a CDS encoding SsgA family sporulation/cell division regulator: MQELSIDATIRMRYLAHPLQCIPLKGVFSYRTSDPLAVRLELFSRNLPLSTWTFSRDLLMNGLGARSGEGDVEVWPSVEAQPRTLYLALSGATSVAARRRALLCCSAPAAERFVQKTVALVPPGNEELGLEAALAALLS; encoded by the coding sequence ATGCAGGAACTGAGCATCGACGCGACCATCCGCATGCGCTATCTGGCGCATCCGTTGCAGTGCATCCCTTTGAAAGGCGTGTTCAGCTATCGCACCTCCGACCCGCTCGCCGTCCGGTTGGAACTGTTCAGCCGCAACCTTCCGTTGTCCACCTGGACTTTCAGCCGGGACCTCCTGATGAACGGCTTGGGAGCACGGTCCGGCGAGGGAGACGTGGAGGTCTGGCCCTCCGTCGAGGCCCAGCCCCGCACCCTGTACCTCGCGCTCAGCGGGGCCACCTCGGTCGCGGCCCGCCGCCGTGCTCTGCTGTGCTGTTCGGCGCCGGCGGCCGAGAGATTCGTGCAGAAGACCGTCGCTCTCGTGCCCCCGGGAAACGAAGAGCTGGGCCTGGAGGCCGCCCTCGCCGCCCTCCTGTCCTGA
- a CDS encoding DMT family transporter, with protein MTAIRAASAFPWKPMAATAVLWGSAFPAIGIALPGYSPTAIAMLRIGIAILLLLPCLLRKRIGVLRLPDATRMATFGLAGMTAYQLLLYAGEQSVDAGTAAMLVSTSPVFVALMGMFLLGEHPGAQGVAGLVVALCGALLIAVTTGHSGGTLAGAGLVIMAAAAQATSFVVQKPLLARYSGTECTFYGSLFGIVPLLPFLPSTISQAATADWHRTAAVVWLGVGCTVLAFWSWSRTLSATTASTSSLVLYGVPVAALGIDTALTRTAPSHTAVLGGILVLAGVAITATRRPAQPVVRGRGAGAPGHNLRDTLTHRR; from the coding sequence ATGACTGCCATACGTGCGGCGTCGGCCTTCCCGTGGAAGCCGATGGCCGCTACGGCGGTGCTGTGGGGATCGGCCTTCCCCGCGATTGGCATCGCACTGCCGGGATACTCTCCGACGGCAATCGCCATGCTGCGAATCGGTATCGCGATACTCCTCCTGCTTCCCTGCCTGCTCCGCAAGCGCATCGGTGTTCTGCGGCTGCCCGACGCGACGCGGATGGCGACCTTCGGGCTTGCGGGCATGACGGCCTACCAGCTGCTGCTCTACGCGGGTGAGCAGAGCGTGGACGCGGGAACCGCAGCCATGCTCGTCTCCACTTCTCCCGTCTTCGTCGCCCTCATGGGAATGTTCCTCCTGGGAGAGCACCCCGGGGCCCAAGGGGTGGCCGGCCTCGTTGTGGCCCTGTGCGGGGCACTCCTGATCGCCGTGACCACTGGGCACAGTGGAGGCACGCTCGCCGGAGCGGGGCTCGTCATCATGGCCGCGGCGGCTCAGGCCACATCGTTTGTCGTGCAAAAACCCTTGCTCGCTCGGTACTCCGGCACCGAATGCACCTTCTACGGCAGCCTCTTCGGAATCGTGCCGCTTCTGCCGTTCCTGCCTTCGACCATCTCCCAAGCGGCAACGGCCGACTGGCACCGCACCGCCGCAGTGGTCTGGCTGGGTGTCGGTTGCACCGTTCTTGCCTTCTGGTCCTGGTCCCGCACCCTGTCGGCAACGACGGCTTCCACCAGTTCCTTGGTCCTGTACGGCGTTCCCGTCGCCGCCCTCGGCATCGACACGGCACTCACCCGAACAGCACCAAGTCACACGGCAGTTCTCGGGGGCATTCTCGTCCTTGCCGGAGTCGCCATCACTGCAACCCGCCGCCCCGCGCAACCTGTCGTCCGGGGCCGCGGCGCAGGAGCGCCTGGGCATAACCTCCGTGACACGCTGACGCACAGAAGGTGA
- a CDS encoding IS5 family transposase (programmed frameshift), translating to MGRGAWSWIVPDGLWEIAKPLIPPSRVRPQGGGTQDTPDETLFAAIIYVLVSGCAWRQLPPCFGISKSTAHRRFLIWSRAGVWGRLHEAVLRRLDDAGLIDVTRVVLDTAHVRAKKGGERTGPSPVDRGKPGSKMHVLSDANGLPLLVGVSAGNTHDSEGLKPMVEGHQTRHDPHRGRYLKPQRLHADKAYDRADLRKWLRGKRIGVRIARKGIESSERLGRRRWVIERTMSWLSGYRRLSPRYERDPRNYLAFLGLAAALCCYKRLIRLTT from the exons ATGGGACGGGGCGCGTGGAGTTGGATTGTTCCGGATGGGCTGTGGGAGATCGCGAAGCCGCTGATCCCGCCGTCGAGGGTGCGGCCGCAGGGCGGCGGAACACAGGACACGCCTGATGAAACGCTGTTCGCGGCCATCATCTACGTACTGGTCAGCGGCTGCGCCTGGCGCCAACTACCGCCTTGCTTCGGCATATCGAAGTCGACCGCCCACCGCCGGTTCCTGATCTGGTCGAGAGCCGGAGTCTGGGGGCGGCTGCACGAAGCCGTGCTGCGCCGACTCGACGACGCCGGCCTCATCGACGTCACCCGCGTCGTCCTGGACACCGCCCACGTGAGGGCTA AAAAAGGGGGCGAACGCACAGGTCCGAGCCCCGTGGACCGGGGCAAGCCGGGTTCCAAGATGCACGTCCTGTCGGACGCGAACGGACTGCCCCTCCTCGTCGGCGTCTCGGCCGGCAACACCCACGACAGCGAAGGGCTGAAGCCCATGGTCGAGGGTCACCAAACGAGACATGACCCCCACCGCGGCCGGTACCTCAAGCCCCAGCGCCTCCACGCAGACAAAGCCTACGACCGCGCCGACCTGCGGAAATGGTTACGTGGCAAACGGATCGGAGTACGGATCGCGCGCAAAGGCATCGAGTCCAGCGAACGATTGGGCCGCCGCCGCTGGGTCATCGAGCGGACGATGTCCTGGCTGTCCGGCTACCGACGCCTGAGCCCTCGCTACGAACGCGATCCCCGCAACTACCTGGCCTTTCTCGGACTGGCAGCCGCCCTGTGCTGCTACAAACGACTCATCCGCCTCACCACGTAG